A region from the uncultured Holophaga sp. genome encodes:
- the thiC gene encoding phosphomethylpyrimidine synthase ThiC encodes MSHPSAPVRESILETCQKPFPASEKIHVTGSRPDIRVPMRQVRLSPTRDFDGELVANEPVRIYDPSGPYTDPAVKIDLAAGMPAIRLPWIRERGDVEELAGASSEYRIQREEDSSLDAIRFPAVRKPLRAKAGKCITQMHYAKQGIVTPEMEYIAIRENMGREAASIKSRITPEFVRDEVARGRAVIPANINHPEVEPMIIGRNFLVKINANIGNSAVASSIEEEVEKMAWSIRWGSDTVMDLSTGANIHETREWILRNSPVPIGTVPIYQALEKVNGKAEDLTWEIFRDTLIEQCEQGVDYFTIHAGVLLRYVPLTAKRMTGIVSRGGSILAKWCLAHHKENFLYTHFEDICEILKAYDVAFSLGDGLRPGSLYDANDAAQFAELDTLGELTQIAWKHDVQVMIEGPGHVPMHLIQENMDRQLKVCHEAPFYTLGPLTTDVAPGYDHITSAIGAAMIGSMGTAMLCYVTPKEHLGLPNKKDVKDGVIAYKIAAHAADLAKGHPGARTWDDAMSKARFEFRWEDQFHLAMDPETAIEFHDATLPQEGAKVAHFCSMCGPHFCSMKISQDVRQYAQSHGMSEEEALKAGLDEKAKEFEASGSEIYHEAK; translated from the coding sequence ATGTCCCATCCCTCGGCCCCGGTCCGGGAGTCCATCCTCGAGACCTGCCAGAAGCCCTTCCCCGCCTCAGAGAAAATCCATGTCACCGGCTCCAGGCCGGACATCCGGGTGCCCATGCGCCAGGTGCGGCTGAGCCCCACTCGCGACTTCGACGGCGAACTGGTCGCCAATGAGCCGGTTCGCATCTATGACCCCTCGGGACCCTACACGGATCCTGCCGTGAAGATCGATCTGGCCGCAGGGATGCCCGCCATCCGCCTGCCCTGGATCCGGGAACGTGGGGATGTCGAGGAACTCGCCGGGGCCTCCAGCGAGTACCGCATTCAGCGGGAGGAGGACAGCAGCCTGGATGCCATCCGCTTCCCCGCCGTACGCAAGCCCCTCCGGGCGAAGGCCGGCAAGTGCATCACCCAGATGCACTATGCCAAGCAGGGCATCGTGACGCCCGAGATGGAATACATCGCCATCCGGGAGAACATGGGCCGGGAGGCCGCCAGCATCAAGAGTCGCATCACCCCTGAGTTCGTGCGGGACGAAGTGGCCCGGGGCCGGGCGGTGATCCCCGCCAACATCAACCACCCCGAGGTGGAGCCCATGATCATCGGGCGGAACTTCCTGGTGAAGATCAACGCCAACATCGGCAACTCCGCCGTGGCCTCCTCCATTGAGGAAGAGGTGGAGAAGATGGCCTGGTCCATCCGCTGGGGCTCGGACACGGTGATGGACCTGAGCACCGGCGCCAACATTCACGAGACCCGCGAGTGGATCCTGCGCAACAGCCCCGTGCCCATCGGCACCGTGCCCATCTACCAGGCCCTGGAGAAGGTCAACGGCAAGGCCGAGGACCTGACCTGGGAGATCTTCCGGGACACCCTCATCGAGCAGTGCGAGCAGGGGGTGGACTACTTCACCATCCACGCGGGTGTGCTCTTGCGCTACGTGCCTCTCACTGCCAAGCGCATGACGGGCATCGTGAGCCGGGGCGGCTCCATCCTGGCCAAGTGGTGCCTGGCACACCACAAGGAGAACTTCCTCTACACCCACTTCGAGGACATCTGCGAAATCCTCAAGGCCTACGACGTGGCCTTCTCTCTGGGGGATGGCCTGCGGCCCGGCTCCCTCTACGATGCCAATGACGCGGCCCAGTTCGCGGAGCTGGACACCCTGGGTGAGCTGACCCAGATCGCCTGGAAGCACGATGTACAGGTGATGATCGAGGGCCCCGGCCACGTGCCCATGCACTTGATCCAGGAGAACATGGACCGCCAGCTCAAGGTCTGCCACGAGGCCCCCTTCTACACCCTGGGTCCCCTCACCACCGACGTGGCCCCCGGTTACGACCACATCACCTCGGCCATCGGGGCCGCCATGATCGGCTCCATGGGCACCGCCATGCTCTGCTACGTGACCCCCAAGGAGCACCTGGGCCTGCCCAACAAGAAGGATGTGAAGGACGGGGTCATCGCCTACAAGATCGCAGCCCACGCTGCGGATCTGGCCAAGGGCCACCCCGGCGCCCGCACCTGGGACGATGCCATGAGCAAGGCCCGCTTCGAGTTCCGCTGGGAGGACCAGTTCCACCTGGCCATGGACCCCGAGACGGCCATCGAGTTCCACGATGCGACGCTCCCTCAGGAGGGCGCCAAGGTGGCCCACTTCTGCTCCATGTGCGGCCCCCACTTCTGCTCGATGAAGATCTCCCAGGACGTGCGCCAGTACGCCCAGAGCCACGGCATGAGCGAAGAGGAGGCCCTGAAGGCCGGCCTGGACGAGAAGGCCAAGGAGTTCGAGGCTTCAGGATCGGAGATCTATCACGAGGCCAAGTGA